A genomic stretch from Pseudomonas alkylphenolica includes:
- a CDS encoding heavy metal sensor histidine kinase codes for MRPFSLAVKLGLKVGLMSATLLLMFATFGYLMVGQALERTARSDLVVKMSGMAHNLSSITDISGVTADAHQLVDLVMGHNNLYVSIFQSAHSQTPLLTIGSKQVNQEVHQFRATVQMEEYEWRDSLDRPMLSTSRIMQLGNGREVSVYMTMDQSSNKALLKALLTWALMVSPLLLALILVIGWWTVRRGLLPLTKFLKVASKISTESLEHRLPTNGMPAELKELADGINIMLARLDDGVQQLSQFSDDLAHELRAPLSNLMGKAQVALTRDRSPEEYRDVLESCTEELDRMSRMVSDMLFLAQVSHPASLVDFEAIVLVDEVQRVCDLFSITAEESEVELQISGCADVVQGNRLMIQRAVSNLLSNAIRYCPSGRTVFVRVHRGPSGVTLSVGNPGRGIPKEHLPHLFERFYRVDKSRARSEGGTGLGLAIVQSIMCLHHGVADVEVIDENFTWFHLSFPDDHTRHNASGVI; via the coding sequence ATGAGGCCATTCAGCCTGGCCGTAAAGCTTGGACTTAAAGTTGGGTTGATGAGCGCGACCTTGTTGCTGATGTTTGCCACCTTCGGCTACCTGATGGTGGGCCAAGCTCTTGAAAGGACGGCACGAAGTGATCTCGTCGTCAAAATGAGCGGGATGGCTCACAATCTGTCCAGCATTACGGACATTTCCGGCGTTACCGCGGACGCACATCAGCTTGTCGACCTGGTCATGGGCCATAACAACCTGTACGTGAGCATTTTCCAGTCGGCACACAGTCAGACCCCGCTACTCACGATTGGGTCCAAGCAGGTCAACCAAGAGGTACACCAGTTCCGCGCCACTGTACAAATGGAAGAATATGAGTGGCGCGACTCGCTGGACAGACCGATGCTGAGCACGTCGCGCATCATGCAATTAGGAAATGGCAGAGAGGTAAGCGTCTACATGACCATGGACCAGAGCTCCAACAAGGCTCTGCTAAAAGCGTTGTTGACCTGGGCTCTAATGGTATCCCCCCTCCTCCTTGCGCTAATCCTCGTCATCGGTTGGTGGACCGTCCGCCGCGGCTTATTGCCACTGACTAAGTTCTTGAAAGTTGCATCAAAGATCTCCACCGAAAGTCTTGAACATCGACTCCCAACCAATGGTATGCCGGCAGAACTGAAGGAGCTGGCTGACGGGATCAATATCATGCTCGCTCGCTTGGATGATGGCGTGCAGCAGCTCTCGCAGTTTTCTGACGATCTTGCACACGAGCTCCGGGCCCCCCTTTCTAACCTGATGGGCAAGGCCCAGGTAGCGCTGACCAGGGATAGATCACCTGAAGAATACCGTGACGTGCTCGAATCCTGCACTGAGGAACTGGACCGTATGAGCCGTATGGTTTCAGACATGCTCTTCCTAGCCCAGGTCAGCCATCCCGCTTCCTTGGTCGATTTCGAGGCCATTGTGTTGGTGGACGAAGTTCAGCGGGTATGCGACCTTTTCAGCATCACGGCTGAGGAAAGTGAAGTCGAACTGCAGATCTCTGGCTGCGCCGACGTAGTGCAAGGGAACAGGCTGATGATTCAGCGTGCAGTCTCGAACCTTCTTTCCAACGCGATTAGATACTGCCCAAGTGGAAGAACAGTCTTTGTCAGAGTCCATAGAGGACCGAGCGGCGTTACACTGAGCGTAGGCAATCCTGGCCGTGGAATCCCGAAAGAACACCTGCCACATCTGTTCGAACGCTTTTATCGAGTAGACAAAAGCCGTGCAAGGAGCGAAGGCGGCACAGGGCTAGGCTTAGCCATTGTCCAATCAATCATGTGCCTGCACCACGGCGTGGCAGATGTAGAAGTTATCGATGAGAATTTCACATGGTTCCATCTGAGCTTTCCGGATGACCATACGAGACATAACGCCAGCGGGGTCATTTAA
- a CDS encoding DUF2790 domain-containing protein, which yields MKKLIVTAALVIFSVTAQANTYSEKRQLQFIQEHQKAVAAYAEKNGKPMPDIQDYKYGMKIDVAKFVRQSQDPRNCSVYPRLMTFEDSMGTLKTFRYSMFATCINNK from the coding sequence ATGAAAAAGCTTATTGTCACTGCGGCGCTGGTTATCTTCTCGGTGACTGCGCAAGCCAATACTTATTCCGAGAAACGTCAGCTGCAGTTCATTCAGGAGCATCAGAAGGCCGTAGCTGCCTACGCCGAGAAAAATGGTAAACCAATGCCGGATATTCAAGACTACAAATACGGTATGAAGATCGACGTGGCTAAGTTTGTACGGCAGTCTCAAGACCCTCGAAACTGCTCAGTCTACCCAAGGCTCATGACCTTCGAAGACTCCATGGGTACACTAAAGACTTTTCGATACTCAATGTTTGCTACCTGTATCAATAATAAGTAG
- a CDS encoding heavy metal response regulator transcription factor, with the protein MRVLVVEDEIKTAEYLQQGLSESGYVVDIAHNGVDALHLFSHNTYSLVLLDVNLPGIDGWDLLQTIRHTSRVRIIMLTARGRINDKLKGLDGGADDYLVKPFEFPELLARIRSLQRRGDELVEKTTLKIGDLELDSERHRVFRGGTRIDLTTKEFALLRLLMSRTGEALTRSQIISLVWDMNFDCDTNVIDVAIRRLRSKIDDPFETKLIHTLRGVGYIFEVRA; encoded by the coding sequence ATGCGCGTACTAGTTGTGGAAGACGAAATAAAGACTGCTGAATATCTTCAGCAGGGCCTCTCCGAAAGCGGGTATGTCGTTGATATAGCGCATAATGGTGTTGACGCCCTACACTTATTTAGTCACAACACCTACTCGCTAGTTCTTTTGGATGTGAACCTACCTGGCATTGATGGCTGGGATCTTCTCCAAACAATCAGACATACGAGCCGTGTTCGCATCATCATGCTGACCGCTCGCGGCCGTATCAATGACAAACTCAAGGGCCTAGATGGCGGGGCAGATGATTACCTCGTTAAGCCGTTCGAGTTTCCAGAGCTGCTCGCCCGTATTCGATCGCTGCAGCGACGCGGCGATGAACTCGTAGAAAAGACCACACTCAAGATCGGCGACCTGGAATTGGACTCTGAACGTCACCGGGTGTTCCGGGGGGGAACACGGATTGACCTCACCACGAAGGAGTTTGCCTTGTTGCGCTTGCTGATGAGCCGTACAGGCGAAGCACTGACACGCTCACAAATTATCTCGCTGGTCTGGGACATGAATTTCGATTGTGACACCAACGTCATTGATGTCGCTATCAGGCGCCTGCGCTCGAAGATCGATGATCCATTTGAAACCAAACTCATTCATACGCTGCGAGGCGTTGGGTACATTTTTGAGGTGCGTGCATGA